The following coding sequences are from one Hydrotalea sp. window:
- a CDS encoding ATP-binding cassette domain-containing protein, translating to MTNSNDILLTVKNLSLELNHKKLLDDVSFTLRRGAGVGLVGSSGAGKTILAMAIPGLLSPYQPFGGTGSITCFGEESATTDFKARAKFRGAKIGVLFQEPHSALNPLHRVGRQFAAAMLASRGLAMLGQEHIDFMANLCAELSLPRFSVEKKNNRDNLADDFWQRYPHQLSGGQKQRILLAMALVGEPDILIADEPTTALDQHIKNQLLAMIKKIIITKKLSLIYISHDKLGLEDLTSELLLLRDGKVIEQAPTTTMLTNPRTDYGRAFWQMNYPEKKPANQNQPDDTDIVLAARHLSMTLPLNNKTTYQFFNQWLFFWQKNKASQPPQVKKILQDINFSLYRGQTLGVIGQSGAGKTSLCQALLMLTPKQYLSGDIMVAGNNWRGLSNRQLRAQRRNMQVVFQDPFSSLQPRQIIIDIVAEPMLMRGDKSAKQAAITAAEDMLREVGIDKSLWHNYPHELSGGQRQRVSLARALIMQPKILLLDEPTSALDKTTARDMIELLLRLQEKHNIAYLLVSHDINVVRALSDNIIVMHNGIIIEQGEKNTLLQSPQTQETKLLLV from the coding sequence ATGACAAATTCTAATGACATCCTGCTGACGGTTAAAAACCTCTCGCTGGAGCTCAACCATAAAAAATTGCTCGACGATGTTTCCTTCACCCTGCGCCGTGGGGCGGGGGTTGGTTTGGTTGGCTCATCCGGCGCGGGCAAAACAATATTGGCAATGGCTATCCCCGGGCTTTTATCCCCCTATCAACCATTTGGCGGGACGGGCAGTATCACCTGCTTCGGCGAGGAATCGGCCACCACCGATTTCAAGGCACGCGCCAAATTTCGCGGCGCAAAAATTGGCGTGCTGTTCCAGGAACCTCATTCGGCCCTCAACCCGCTACACCGCGTTGGCCGGCAATTTGCCGCCGCCATGTTGGCCAGTCGCGGCCTGGCGATGCTGGGCCAGGAACATATCGATTTCATGGCCAATCTTTGCGCTGAATTATCTTTGCCGCGCTTCAGCGTCGAGAAAAAAAACAACCGCGATAACCTGGCCGATGATTTTTGGCAACGCTACCCGCATCAATTATCCGGTGGGCAGAAACAACGTATCTTGCTCGCCATGGCATTGGTGGGGGAGCCAGATATTTTAATCGCCGATGAACCCACCACCGCGCTGGACCAGCATATCAAAAATCAATTGTTAGCGATGATAAAAAAAATAATCATCACCAAAAAATTATCGCTGATTTATATCAGCCACGATAAATTGGGGCTGGAGGATTTGACATCCGAATTATTATTATTGCGCGACGGCAAGGTTATCGAGCAAGCCCCGACCACCACCATGCTGACCAACCCGCGCACCGATTATGGGCGGGCGTTTTGGCAAATGAACTACCCCGAAAAAAAACCAGCCAACCAAAACCAACCCGATGATACCGATATTGTCTTGGCGGCGCGCCACCTGTCGATGACTTTGCCGCTCAATAATAAAACAACCTATCAATTTTTTAACCAGTGGCTTTTCTTTTGGCAAAAAAACAAAGCAAGCCAACCACCGCAGGTAAAAAAAATTCTGCAGGATATTAATTTTTCGCTTTACCGCGGGCAAACCCTCGGCGTTATCGGTCAATCGGGCGCGGGCAAAACCAGCCTGTGCCAGGCGTTGCTTATGCTAACGCCAAAGCAATATTTAAGCGGCGACATCATGGTCGCCGGCAATAATTGGCGCGGCTTATCAAACCGGCAATTGCGCGCGCAACGACGCAACATGCAGGTTGTTTTCCAAGACCCATTTTCATCGTTGCAACCGCGGCAAATTATTATTGATATTGTCGCCGAACCAATGTTGATGCGGGGCGACAAATCGGCCAAGCAAGCCGCCATCACCGCCGCCGAGGATATGTTGCGCGAGGTCGGAATCGATAAATCATTATGGCACAATTACCCGCACGAATTATCCGGCGGGCAAAGGCAACGGGTGTCGCTGGCGCGGGCACTTATCATGCAACCAAAAATTCTTTTGCTGGACGAGCCAACCTCGGCGCTTGATAAAACCACCGCCCGCGACATGATAGAATTGTTGTTAAGGTTGCAGGAAAAACACAACATCGCCTACCTGTTGGTTAGCCACGATATTAACGTGGTGCGCGCCCTGAGCGATAATATCATTGTCATGCACAATGGTATTATTATTGAGCAAGGCGAAAAAAATACGCTGTTGCAATCGCCGCAGACCCAGGAAACCAAATTATTGCTGGTATGA
- a CDS encoding 2Fe-2S iron-sulfur cluster-binding protein has protein sequence MKIKKDKPQTPTAVVADDSLRVAPQQLGAGRPFGVAVDTRRPVAFFLDGKKYLGFHGDNVAAALLANQQKFLAGSLLYHRPRGMLADKFYESNGFVAIGDKTGNNHRHGFEPAMAVGTLPLIPGARFYRTRHPDKFSSIQFFNKTREVVSAMPKPISQPARLSKNLGNRLARAVGTSDVSRDDINQLRDDTHRALGLMNGFTGKNFATTSGGFWTDFLRQMMGYAPAPLVNPAFQYMGRDTATQVFYDNQFHQYDVVVVGGGVDGALALQSLMAKLGKSSVSIALISNETDDVTMAKMSDAIGKASARLRLDPRISWFFSTTAVTSKKLKGPASADKTKNAQAAMREDIIEITANSHHTQRDNHAAGEVIWREQHHVFHCRAVILATGKSEQLLPFDNNDLPGIMGFGNAVKLLKIYGVKPGHHAVIITNNDSVYHHLDYLHSAGVSVSAVIDIRKNINPALRAMAQAAGAEVFEFYYPKRARALYSQSAPTIFPRSIGKAIKMLGRVVRTDNPTVASLLAVQQLDEDETATPEKLSPEPTAGEQLSTTKNLAKNATSKKQKQPAELYVAPQASKIVLARPDQTDEALSAETEKIFNSDCLLVSGGFQPRLSLFTQLLPKDKREGDFLTWVEPLQAYLPKHWPSQVFLVGAAGGCFVGHSGHQTDSNNNMAHKMANDVASEIANLLEGKSVGKSLSKSGGKKSTGEGNMVAYHHGLTIMPHRFLPDTQHLGRNSFIDHQYDVKLEHIHGSFAAGYHTPFAIKHYSKLGFGFDRGQGGLSLALAYLYGNKVTDAATTMQNIIQQNNIFGELHGMAHPTALGALAHLPLDGRQFFNQVAVKEEMPLYPLTHRPKFFNVIMHPENNLSNDHGAQTTVEDGKKIANYYPYHAGDEAEEESLEEKQNILNGIGFADGSAVTTIKIIGKRAIDFLQFLSATKISNSKVGAAGGVTLLNPRDGLILARGRYMVRAADMVILSLPLRLPAMNQPTNNHQVAQFITHLARVNRFALGIIDDSEQSATLRLVGRGVALLLSQFYNGQLIEKTIEKILGKNAAVKKSFTKDEKENLDQVARQLLIKNLPLNQAQQVEWRGFSFLLSRRRFLPAYYIGGMVADVEITCQADQAVALYQQLWHGALAPQNDEEMPAAKKLSGKKSAGQPATTIALGDIIDAMGYRPFGLGRIALDYWRMLKGDGAHGTVGEIDGGHSLYDSRLNDAMRDGKFSGRDEASKDFLGQKNRERLCGFIAATGAPGTNLNSNFNPLVSAGQQAIIRAGSIVQEIDKEPLAQGHGIGRITSATYCPIRKKYIALGFVRSALDPLSGKWKDPFGQEVMIADPLFKNYQRAIIVPYHQLGLPEAKE, from the coding sequence ATGAAAATAAAAAAAGACAAACCCCAAACGCCAACTGCGGTGGTCGCCGACGATTCCTTGCGCGTTGCGCCACAACAACTTGGCGCCGGTCGGCCATTTGGTGTCGCGGTTGATACACGCCGGCCGGTGGCGTTTTTTCTTGATGGCAAAAAATACTTGGGGTTTCATGGTGATAACGTGGCGGCGGCATTGCTCGCCAACCAGCAAAAATTTTTGGCGGGCTCACTGCTTTACCATCGGCCGCGCGGCATGCTGGCCGATAAATTTTATGAAAGCAACGGCTTCGTTGCCATCGGCGATAAAACCGGCAATAATCACCGCCATGGGTTTGAACCGGCCATGGCGGTCGGCACCCTGCCGCTTATCCCAGGGGCAAGGTTCTATCGCACGCGCCACCCGGACAAATTTTCCTCCATCCAATTTTTTAATAAAACGCGCGAGGTCGTCTCGGCCATGCCCAAACCCATCAGCCAGCCGGCGCGATTGTCAAAAAATTTGGGCAATCGTTTGGCGCGGGCGGTTGGCACCAGCGACGTTTCCCGCGACGATATAAACCAATTGCGCGACGACACCCACCGCGCCCTGGGGTTGATGAACGGCTTCACCGGCAAAAATTTTGCCACCACCAGCGGCGGTTTTTGGACTGATTTTTTACGCCAGATGATGGGCTACGCGCCGGCACCATTGGTCAACCCGGCATTCCAATATATGGGGCGCGATACCGCCACCCAAGTATTTTACGACAACCAATTTCACCAATATGATGTGGTGGTGGTTGGCGGCGGGGTCGATGGTGCGCTGGCCCTGCAATCGTTGATGGCTAAACTTGGCAAGTCATCGGTCAGCATTGCGCTGATAAGCAACGAAACCGACGATGTCACCATGGCCAAGATGAGCGATGCCATCGGCAAGGCAAGCGCGCGGTTGCGGCTGGACCCGCGCATTTCATGGTTTTTTTCCACCACCGCGGTGACCAGCAAGAAACTCAAAGGTCCGGCATCCGCCGACAAAACAAAAAATGCCCAAGCGGCCATGCGCGAAGATATTATCGAAATCACCGCCAACAGCCACCATACCCAGCGCGACAACCACGCGGCGGGCGAGGTTATATGGCGCGAACAGCATCATGTTTTTCATTGCCGTGCGGTAATTTTGGCCACCGGCAAAAGCGAACAATTATTGCCGTTTGACAACAACGACCTGCCGGGCATCATGGGTTTTGGCAATGCCGTCAAATTATTAAAAATCTATGGCGTCAAACCCGGCCATCACGCGGTTATCATCACCAACAATGATAGTGTTTATCACCATCTGGATTACCTCCATTCGGCGGGGGTTAGTGTCTCGGCGGTTATCGATATCAGAAAAAACATTAACCCGGCGTTGCGTGCCATGGCCCAGGCGGCGGGGGCCGAGGTTTTTGAATTTTACTACCCGAAGCGCGCCCGCGCCCTTTACAGCCAATCGGCACCAACCATTTTCCCACGCAGTATCGGCAAGGCGATAAAAATGCTGGGCCGCGTGGTGCGCACCGACAACCCGACCGTGGCGTCGCTATTGGCGGTGCAACAGCTGGATGAAGATGAAACCGCCACGCCAGAAAAATTATCACCCGAACCAACAGCCGGGGAACAATTATCAACAACCAAAAACTTGGCCAAAAACGCCACCAGCAAAAAACAAAAACAACCGGCCGAATTATATGTCGCGCCGCAGGCCAGCAAAATTGTCCTGGCGCGCCCCGACCAAACCGATGAAGCCCTGTCGGCGGAGACCGAAAAGATTTTTAACAGCGATTGCCTACTTGTAAGCGGCGGGTTTCAACCACGGCTGTCGCTGTTCACGCAATTGCTACCCAAGGACAAGCGGGAGGGGGATTTCCTCACCTGGGTCGAACCATTGCAGGCTTACCTGCCCAAACATTGGCCGTCGCAAGTTTTTTTGGTTGGCGCGGCCGGCGGATGCTTCGTGGGCCACAGCGGCCACCAAACCGATAGCAATAATAACATGGCGCATAAAATGGCAAATGATGTCGCCAGCGAAATTGCCAATTTATTAGAGGGCAAGTCTGTGGGTAAATCTTTGAGCAAGTCAGGGGGCAAAAAATCAACTGGCGAAGGTAACATGGTTGCATATCACCATGGCCTGACCATCATGCCCCATCGGTTTTTGCCCGACACCCAGCATTTGGGGCGCAACAGCTTCATCGACCACCAATATGACGTGAAGTTAGAACATATCCATGGCTCGTTCGCCGCCGGTTACCACACGCCATTTGCCATCAAACATTACAGCAAATTGGGTTTTGGTTTTGACCGTGGTCAGGGTGGGTTGTCGCTTGCCCTGGCGTATCTTTACGGCAACAAAGTAACCGACGCCGCGACGACAATGCAAAATATCATCCAGCAAAATAATATCTTTGGTGAATTGCACGGCATGGCCCACCCCACCGCCTTGGGTGCGCTGGCGCACCTGCCGCTTGATGGTCGGCAATTTTTTAACCAAGTAGCGGTTAAGGAGGAAATGCCGCTCTATCCCCTGACCCATCGGCCAAAGTTTTTTAATGTCATCATGCACCCCGAAAATAACCTGAGCAACGACCATGGGGCGCAAACCACGGTCGAGGATGGTAAAAAAATTGCCAATTATTATCCATACCACGCGGGGGATGAAGCCGAGGAGGAGTCGCTCGAAGAAAAACAAAATATCCTAAATGGCATCGGTTTTGCCGATGGCTCGGCGGTGACGACGATAAAAATTATAGGCAAGCGGGCGATTGATTTCTTACAATTTTTATCGGCGACCAAAATCAGCAACAGCAAGGTTGGTGCGGCGGGCGGTGTTACCCTGCTCAACCCGCGCGATGGTTTAATTCTAGCGCGCGGCCGCTATATGGTGCGTGCGGCGGATATGGTTATCCTATCCCTGCCGTTGCGCTTGCCCGCCATGAACCAGCCCACCAATAATCATCAGGTGGCGCAATTCATCACGCACCTGGCGCGGGTTAATAGATTCGCCTTGGGCATCATCGACGACAGCGAGCAATCGGCGACCCTGCGCTTGGTTGGGCGCGGCGTTGCCCTGCTCCTCAGCCAATTTTATAACGGGCAGTTAATCGAAAAAACCATCGAAAAAATATTGGGCAAAAACGCCGCTGTAAAAAAATCCTTCACCAAGGACGAAAAAGAAAATTTAGACCAGGTGGCAAGGCAATTGCTGATAAAGAACTTACCGCTCAACCAAGCGCAACAGGTTGAGTGGCGCGGCTTTTCGTTTTTGCTAAGCCGGCGGCGTTTCCTCCCCGCCTATTACATCGGCGGCATGGTGGCCGACGTTGAAATAACCTGCCAAGCCGACCAGGCGGTGGCGCTATACCAACAATTATGGCATGGCGCGCTCGCCCCGCAAAATGATGAAGAAATGCCAGCCGCTAAAAAATTATCGGGTAAAAAATCGGCGGGGCAACCGGCCACAACCATCGCGCTTGGCGACATCATTGACGCCATGGGGTATCGGCCATTTGGGCTGGGGCGGATAGCACTGGATTATTGGCGTATGTTAAAGGGCGATGGCGCCCATGGCACGGTCGGCGAAATCGACGGCGGCCATAGTCTTTACGATAGTCGGCTTAACGATGCCATGCGTGATGGGAAGTTTTCCGGCCGCGACGAGGCATCAAAAGATTTCCTCGGCCAAAAAAATCGCGAACGGCTCTGCGGTTTTATCGCCGCCACGGGTGCGCCCGGCACCAACCTTAATAGTAACTTTAACCCGCTGGTCAGTGCCGGCCAGCAGGCGATTATCCGCGCCGGCAGTATCGTGCAGGAAATTGATAAAGAACCGCTGGCGCAGGGGCATGGCATCGGCCGTATCACCAGCGCGACCTATTGCCCGATAAGAAAAAAATACATCGCCCTTGGTTTTGTCCGCTCGGCACTTGACCCATTGTCTGGTAAATGGAAAGATCCATTCGGCCAGGAGGTCATGATTGCCGACCCATTGTTTAAAAATTACCAACGGGCAATAATTGTGCCCTACCACCAACTTGGCTTACCCGAAGCAAAGGAATAA
- a CDS encoding FAD-binding oxidoreductase, whose amino-acid sequence MQSSPRPYVINDTIEEVVKKNHAVIIIGGDTMALSIAHYLSQNHDGEDILILSPTTLGATIDNRQWAMVRANYQTGANTPFFEMNLKLWEDLHRDIGYNVMLSQIGAIELLTNDKMIKNARYRGNTMRLHGVDADYLELAELRRILPLVDFSDQASQTVLAGLAQGRAGFFNPMAAFYGFWRTLSARRVKIVQHASIKEIIFSKNGRGTSGVKITRNGTTHSIHGQKIILAMADGGARLLTNSPDHSPELKKFFAREMTAMFGKNMAAGAWPWVAATEVELLSESLSPMMDKIIQFPTTFGGIAGQDDAVAQVSIGQGELGNVWFRAFARHPLPNNLTNMEFDATTSDAFFAHLDQMDNVDNISHRATVLARAAVQLMPALLRVKLLTRWHQTYLASFDGSPIIDRLFDKNDLYMVTGINGDGYALAPAAGVAMAHLVATGTPHPSAADYGFQRFTKGQFLYERAI is encoded by the coding sequence ATGCAGTCTTCCCCCCGCCCCTATGTTATAAATGACACCATTGAGGAAGTGGTAAAAAAAAATCACGCGGTGATTATTATCGGCGGCGATACCATGGCATTGTCTATCGCCCATTATTTGTCGCAAAACCACGATGGCGAGGATATTTTAATCCTCAGCCCGACAACGCTGGGCGCGACCATCGACAACCGCCAATGGGCAATGGTGCGTGCCAATTATCAAACCGGGGCCAACACGCCATTTTTTGAAATGAATTTAAAATTGTGGGAAGACCTGCACCGCGATATTGGTTACAATGTCATGTTGTCGCAAATCGGTGCGATAGAATTATTAACAAACGACAAAATGATAAAAAACGCGCGTTATCGCGGCAACACCATGCGCCTGCATGGCGTCGACGCCGATTATTTGGAATTGGCCGAATTGCGCCGCATTTTACCGTTGGTCGATTTTTCTGACCAAGCCAGCCAAACGGTGCTGGCCGGCCTGGCCCAGGGGCGCGCCGGTTTTTTTAACCCGATGGCGGCTTTCTACGGCTTTTGGCGAACCTTATCGGCGCGGCGCGTCAAAATTGTCCAACATGCCAGCATCAAGGAAATTATCTTCAGCAAAAATGGTCGCGGCACCAGCGGGGTTAAAATTACCCGCAACGGCACCACCCACAGCATTCACGGCCAAAAAATAATCTTGGCGATGGCCGACGGCGGGGCCAGACTCCTGACCAACAGCCCCGACCATAGTCCGGAATTAAAAAAATTCTTCGCCCGCGAAATGACCGCAATGTTTGGCAAAAACATGGCGGCCGGTGCCTGGCCATGGGTGGCCGCGACCGAGGTCGAATTGTTATCAGAAAGCCTGTCGCCGATGATGGATAAAATAATTCAATTTCCCACCACGTTCGGCGGCATTGCCGGCCAAGATGACGCCGTGGCCCAGGTCAGCATCGGCCAGGGGGAATTGGGCAATGTCTGGTTCCGCGCCTTCGCCCGCCACCCCCTGCCAAACAACCTAACCAATATGGAATTCGATGCCACCACCAGCGACGCGTTTTTTGCGCACCTGGACCAGATGGACAATGTTGATAATATCTCGCACCGCGCCACGGTGTTGGCACGGGCGGCGGTGCAATTAATGCCGGCGTTGTTGCGGGTAAAATTATTAACCCGCTGGCACCAAACATATTTGGCATCGTTCGACGGCTCGCCGATTATCGACCGGCTGTTTGATAAAAATGATCTTTACATGGTGACCGGCATCAATGGCGATGGTTACGCCCTGGCCCCCGCCGCCGGCGTGGCGATGGCGCATTTGGTGGCAACCGGCACACCCCACCCATCGGCCGCCGATTATGGTTTCCAACGTTTTACCAAGGGGCAATTCCTTTATGAAAGGGCGATATAA
- a CDS encoding histidine phosphatase family protein gives MNKVKSNVTNAPVNEHRGHGGHGQGKKIFLLRHDQVVFPAQHGSAGQPIGGVILGQLDYPITAARNHERYAMVARAIINATAQQLDNICDDIYFAGSDLLRVRQTFDHLLADLRRQNPAFAATPQLNTDKGFREQHFGAWHGMTYAEVEARDKVAYDIFWQDFINRAPPANKSPDKYPNKCPDKYPDKSPDNENTSESFIMLYQRATTTLEKLLATCREKNIVIVAHDGVLRAIMAFFYHTAENQLLTDALNKAMARKIPYLSLLRLDYEIGAKPVIEFL, from the coding sequence ATGAACAAGGTTAAGAGTAACGTTACAAACGCGCCAGTCAATGAGCACAGGGGTCATGGCGGGCATGGCCAGGGCAAAAAAATTTTCCTCCTGCGCCATGACCAGGTGGTTTTTCCCGCGCAACATGGTTCGGCCGGCCAACCCATCGGCGGTGTGATTTTGGGACAATTGGATTACCCCATTACCGCGGCGCGCAACCACGAACGTTACGCCATGGTGGCGCGTGCCATTATCAACGCCACCGCACAACAACTCGATAATATTTGCGATGATATTTATTTTGCCGGCTCCGACCTGCTTCGCGTGCGCCAAACATTTGACCATTTGCTGGCCGACCTGCGTCGGCAGAACCCAGCATTTGCCGCAACGCCGCAACTTAACACCGACAAGGGTTTTCGCGAACAACATTTTGGCGCGTGGCACGGCATGACCTATGCCGAGGTTGAGGCGCGGGATAAAGTCGCCTATGACATATTTTGGCAAGATTTTATCAACCGCGCGCCCCCCGCCAATAAATCCCCCGATAAATACCCCAATAAATGTCCCGATAAATACCCCGATAAATCTCCCGATAACGAAAATACTAGCGAAAGTTTTATCATGCTTTACCAACGGGCGACAACCACGCTGGAAAAATTGCTGGCCACATGCCGTGAAAAAAACATCGTCATCGTGGCGCATGACGGGGTGCTTCGCGCCATCATGGCGTTTTTTTATCACACGGCCGAAAACCAACTATTGACTGATGCCTTAAATAAAGCCATGGCGCGCAAAATCCCCTATTTATCATTATTAAGGTTGGACTATGAAATCGGCGCAAAGCCTGTTATAGAATTTTTGTAG
- a CDS encoding AIPR family protein yields MNKHSPEHQNEILLLNKKISEKIADEGFDDGERFELFCANFILKDYNLDDAQIGEGIIDGTQDGGIDAIYIFIDGELISINDEKKFDDVEDLKIIAIQSTCDDYFEKKKVINFLDTVRRLIFCSDKDFNNNASIVRPELLAIIKNYREIRGATLPKKIELFYHYSAKRSHQDSDDLKEYLNKEINDIRARNQFDFYFDSKFYTTKELLEIARSRPKKIRNIKFINNTCMNHKDGYLFFCKLKDFREFLKARDESGNPKDDIDISLFENNIRAYQGNKKSANKAMQDTLASDGAEDFLWLNNGVTIIADQFSPRSDDANIDNPMIVNGLQTSRTIFDYLKPAREENAVLIKVIIPKDKKSIDKIIRSTNTQTAVPPEALYATEKIHYNIEDHLQKYNIFYDRRKNFYKEKGKKASEILTIKALAQAILAIVEKKPDDARARPSNYLKDKDKHGKIFNTNYPLDTYYIATELLRVTNKFLKNKIKHEEISTFQSKDILYYIMMSIPILLLKKEQPTAKEISKIEVDKVDDKLINRAYSGVKNIYDKADDGHTYSKGTEMLQKVNAWLKSEIS; encoded by the coding sequence ATGAATAAACATTCACCAGAGCATCAAAATGAAATTTTACTATTAAATAAAAAAATAAGTGAAAAAATCGCCGATGAGGGATTCGACGATGGCGAAAGATTTGAACTTTTTTGTGCAAATTTTATTTTAAAGGATTATAACCTTGATGACGCGCAGATAGGCGAGGGCATTATTGATGGCACACAGGATGGCGGCATTGATGCAATTTATATTTTTATTGATGGAGAGTTAATATCAATTAATGATGAAAAAAAATTTGATGATGTTGAAGATTTAAAAATAATAGCTATCCAATCGACATGTGATGATTATTTTGAAAAGAAAAAAGTTATTAACTTTCTTGACACAGTTAGGAGATTAATTTTTTGCTCGGATAAAGATTTTAATAATAACGCTTCTATTGTTAGACCCGAATTACTAGCAATTATTAAAAACTATAGAGAAATTAGAGGAGCAACTCTTCCTAAAAAGATAGAGCTGTTTTATCATTATTCGGCAAAAAGGTCCCATCAAGATAGTGATGATTTAAAAGAATATTTAAATAAAGAGATAAATGATATAAGAGCAAGAAATCAATTTGATTTTTATTTTGATAGTAAATTTTATACGACGAAAGAATTACTAGAAATTGCAAGGAGTCGCCCAAAGAAAATTAGAAATATTAAATTTATAAATAATACATGTATGAATCATAAAGATGGTTATTTGTTCTTTTGCAAGTTAAAAGATTTTAGAGAATTTTTAAAAGCGAGAGATGAGTCTGGCAATCCCAAGGATGATATAGATATTAGCCTTTTTGAAAACAATATTAGAGCTTATCAAGGAAATAAAAAATCGGCAAATAAAGCCATGCAAGATACCCTTGCCAGTGATGGAGCCGAAGATTTTTTATGGCTAAACAATGGGGTAACCATTATTGCAGATCAATTTTCTCCTCGTTCTGACGACGCTAACATCGATAATCCAATGATAGTCAATGGATTGCAGACTTCTAGAACGATTTTCGATTATCTAAAACCTGCTAGAGAAGAAAATGCTGTTTTAATTAAAGTGATTATTCCAAAAGATAAAAAGAGCATAGATAAAATTATTCGTTCAACCAATACACAAACAGCAGTTCCTCCAGAAGCACTTTACGCAACAGAAAAAATTCATTATAACATAGAAGACCATTTGCAAAAATATAATATTTTTTATGATAGAAGAAAAAATTTTTATAAAGAGAAAGGAAAAAAAGCTTCTGAAATTCTTACTATAAAAGCGTTAGCGCAAGCAATTTTAGCAATAGTCGAAAAAAAGCCTGACGATGCAAGGGCGCGACCATCTAATTATCTTAAGGATAAAGATAAACATGGTAAAATTTTTAATACGAATTACCCATTAGATACTTACTATATAGCGACAGAATTGCTTCGAGTAACAAATAAATTTTTAAAAAATAAAATTAAGCACGAAGAAATAAGCACATTTCAGAGCAAGGATATTTTATATTATATTATGATGTCCATTCCCATACTTTTATTAAAAAAGGAGCAGCCAACTGCAAAAGAAATATCTAAGATAGAGGTAGATAAAGTTGATGATAAATTAATTAATCGTGCATATTCGGGTGTTAAAAATATATATGATAAGGCAGATGACGGACACACTTATTCAAAAGGCACTGAGATGTTGCAAAAAGTGAACGCTTGGCTAAAATCAGAAATTTCGTAA